A genomic stretch from Anaerococcus mediterraneensis includes:
- a CDS encoding alpha-amylase family glycosyl hydrolase has translation MAKWEILDIDPYLKDFEGDINLRMDRLAEKKERFLTGGKSLKDFANAHNYYGFHKTKTGWVYREWAPNAEGLYLIGDFNNWDKHSHPLTKINDQDWEINIDKIRTIPHKSRLKVLVDANGRIMERIPLFARRVERDENLDYAAILENPRKKFTWTDQDFKIQNEDLLIYEAHVGMAGEEGKVSSYKEFERHILPRIKAAGYNTIQLMAIAEHPYYGSFGYQVSNFFAPSSWFGENDELKSLINTAHGMGINVIMDLVHSHAVKNTAEGINEFDGTDYQFFHAGEEGNHPDWDSKLFDYAKPGVNHFLLSNVKYWLEEYHFDGFRFDGVTSMIYKDHGRGETFDSYKKYFSMNTNIDALNYLQLANELIREIKPDAITIAEDMSGMPGMCLPVDQGGIGFDYRLAMGMPDFWERCLKKIDETWDLSNMWYELTTHRTNEKRIAYAESHDQALVGSKTIIFQLADAAMYDNMQKDDHNYVIDRATALHKMIRWISLSMGADGYLNFMGNEFGHPEWIDFPREGNNYSYHYARRQWSLADNPKLKYQFLDAFDKAMIGFAKKHDQLSSVSFRLWLDNDRKILAFRNREIIYIFNFHPTNSYESFSLPIHDIGEFRVVMDTDEERFGGFGRISHDYIYKTERLAGTDYDGIKIYIPSRTALALEKVDK, from the coding sequence ATGGCAAAATGGGAAATACTCGATATCGACCCTTATTTAAAAGACTTTGAAGGCGATATCAATCTGAGAATGGATCGATTAGCAGAAAAAAAAGAAAGATTCTTGACAGGGGGTAAATCACTTAAAGATTTTGCCAACGCTCATAATTATTACGGTTTTCATAAAACAAAAACAGGTTGGGTCTACAGAGAATGGGCACCAAATGCCGAAGGTCTTTATCTGATTGGGGATTTTAATAATTGGGACAAGCACTCCCACCCTCTGACAAAGATAAATGACCAGGATTGGGAGATCAATATAGATAAGATCAGGACCATCCCTCACAAGTCCCGCCTAAAGGTCTTGGTAGATGCCAATGGTAGGATTATGGAGAGGATCCCTCTTTTTGCTAGGCGAGTAGAAAGAGATGAAAACTTAGACTATGCTGCTATATTAGAAAATCCAAGAAAGAAATTTACCTGGACTGACCAGGATTTCAAAATCCAAAACGAGGACTTACTCATCTATGAAGCCCACGTCGGGATGGCTGGCGAGGAGGGCAAGGTATCATCCTACAAAGAGTTTGAAAGACATATCTTGCCAAGGATCAAGGCAGCAGGCTACAACACAATCCAGCTTATGGCCATAGCCGAACACCCATACTATGGGTCCTTTGGCTACCAAGTATCAAACTTTTTTGCACCATCCTCTTGGTTTGGAGAAAATGATGAGCTAAAAAGTTTGATCAATACAGCCCATGGGATGGGAATAAATGTCATAATGGATTTGGTCCACTCTCACGCAGTCAAAAACACAGCCGAAGGCATAAACGAATTTGATGGTACAGATTACCAATTTTTCCATGCTGGAGAAGAGGGCAACCACCCTGACTGGGATTCAAAACTTTTTGACTATGCCAAGCCAGGGGTCAATCATTTTCTACTTTCAAATGTCAAATATTGGCTAGAAGAATACCACTTCGATGGTTTTAGATTTGATGGAGTCACATCCATGATCTACAAAGACCACGGCAGGGGAGAGACTTTTGACTCTTATAAAAAATATTTTTCTATGAATACAAACATAGATGCCCTAAATTATTTGCAGTTAGCAAATGAGCTTATCAGAGAGATAAAACCAGATGCCATAACTATAGCAGAGGATATGTCTGGCATGCCAGGTATGTGTTTGCCAGTTGACCAAGGCGGCATAGGTTTTGACTATAGGCTAGCAATGGGTATGCCAGATTTTTGGGAAAGGTGCCTAAAAAAGATTGACGAGACCTGGGACCTATCCAATATGTGGTATGAGCTTACGACCCATAGGACAAACGAAAAACGCATAGCCTATGCAGAAAGCCATGACCAGGCCCTAGTTGGATCAAAAACCATTATCTTCCAGCTGGCAGATGCAGCCATGTATGATAATATGCAAAAAGATGACCACAACTATGTTATCGACAGGGCCACAGCCCTACACAAAATGATCAGGTGGATAAGCTTATCCATGGGAGCAGATGGCTATCTAAACTTTATGGGCAATGAATTTGGCCATCCAGAATGGATAGATTTTCCAAGAGAGGGCAATAATTATTCCTATCATTATGCTAGACGTCAGTGGTCTTTGGCAGATAATCCAAAGCTTAAATACCAGTTTTTGGATGCCTTTGACAAGGCTATGATAGGTTTTGCCAAAAAACATGACCAGCTGTCTAGCGTCAGCTTTAGACTATGGTTGGATAATGATAGAAAAATCCTTGCCTTTAGAAACAGGGAGATAATTTATATCTTCAACTTCCACCCAACAAACTCCTATGAGTCCTTCTCCTTGCCAATCCATGATATAGGAGAATTTAGGGTCGTAATGGATACTGATGAAGAGAGATTTGGTGGTTTTGGCAGGATAAGCCATGACTATATTTATAAAACAGAAAGGCTAGCAGGCACAGACTACGATGGTATAAAAATATATATCCCATCAAGGACAGCCCTAGCCCTAGAAAAGGTAGATAAATGA
- a CDS encoding DUF951 domain-containing protein, producing the protein MKKYKLNDIITLKKGHPCGENLWQIERVGADIKLRCLGCEKIIWMKRIEFDKRIRKIKDKDGKMVSIVNYEPDKE; encoded by the coding sequence ATGAAAAAATACAAATTAAATGATATAATCACCCTCAAAAAAGGACATCCATGTGGAGAAAACCTATGGCAAATAGAAAGAGTCGGCGCAGATATAAAACTCAGATGCTTAGGTTGTGAGAAAATCATATGGATGAAAAGAATAGAATTTGACAAAAGAATCAGAAAAATAAAAGACAAAGACGGAAAAATGGTATCCATAGTAAACTATGAGCCAGATAAAGAATAA
- a CDS encoding PTS system mannose/fructose/sorbose family transporter subunit IID encodes MTEVVNNEKRINLSENARKKVWWRHQFLQGSWNYERMQNGGWAFSIIPAIKELYTKKEDQVEALKRHLEFYNTHPYVSSPVMGVTLAMEEERANGTPIDDAAINGVKVGMMGPLAGVGDPVFWFTVRPILGALGASLALSGNPVGPLLFFVLWNLIRMVFEWKTQEMGYKAGSQITKDLSGGLLGRITLMASILGMFIIGALVQRWVSVKFAIDVSAIKQQPGSYIDWASLPAGAEGIQSALKQFSAIGPTALDPIKVTSLQQNLDSLIPGLVPLLLTLGICKLLKKNISPIAIILALFVIGIIAKFFHIM; translated from the coding sequence ATGACAGAAGTAGTAAATAATGAAAAAAGAATAAATCTTTCTGAGAATGCTCGTAAGAAAGTTTGGTGGCGTCACCAATTCTTGCAAGGTTCTTGGAACTATGAAAGAATGCAAAATGGTGGTTGGGCCTTTTCTATAATCCCAGCTATCAAAGAACTTTATACAAAAAAAGAAGACCAAGTAGAGGCACTAAAAAGACACCTAGAGTTTTATAACACCCACCCTTATGTATCAAGCCCAGTTATGGGTGTGACATTGGCTATGGAGGAGGAAAGAGCAAACGGCACTCCAATCGATGATGCAGCTATAAATGGTGTAAAAGTTGGTATGATGGGACCCCTAGCAGGTGTAGGTGACCCGGTGTTTTGGTTTACAGTTAGGCCAATCCTTGGTGCCCTTGGTGCATCCCTTGCCCTTTCAGGTAACCCTGTAGGTCCACTTTTATTTTTCGTTTTGTGGAATCTAATCAGAATGGTATTTGAATGGAAAACCCAAGAGATGGGATACAAGGCAGGTAGCCAAATCACAAAGGACCTATCAGGTGGTCTTTTAGGTAGGATAACCCTAATGGCATCTATCCTAGGTATGTTTATCATTGGTGCTCTTGTCCAAAGATGGGTATCAGTCAAATTTGCAATTGATGTTTCAGCCATAAAACAGCAACCAGGTTCCTACATTGACTGGGCAAGCCTACCAGCAGGAGCTGAAGGCATCCAATCTGCCCTAAAACAATTTTCTGCTATAGGACCAACAGCCCTAGATCCAATCAAGGTAACAAGTCTCCAACAAAACTTAGATTCCTTGATCCCAGGACTTGTCCCACTCCTACTCACACTTGGCATCTGCAAACTACTAAAGAAAAATATATCACCAATAGCTATAATCCTAGCCCTCTTTGTCATAGGTATAATAGCTAAGTTTTTCCACATAATGTAG
- the fusA gene encoding elongation factor G gives MKNYKTSNIRNLALVGHSGAGKTSLTESLLFKTGVIDKVGKTEKGNTVSDYEKQEKKRNISLQTSIIPIEYNDFKLNFIDAPGFFDFEGEVLQALRAAESALFVIDGEKGIEVGTEKYWKYTQKINLPSIIFVNKLDKENANFNKVVSDLHIEFGKKIIPLTLMLGQGENFEGIIDVMDKKAYTYVNNEKKEVEIPEIRVAEMEEVYNKVIEAVAESDDELMEKFFEGEEFSEAEIREGLSKAILEGKVVPLIAGSTEKMIGLTSLLDCIIKYMPSIDDEAANIGFRVKEGYQGFEPKEDAPFSAVVFKTLADPFLGKISIFKVVSGSISKDDKLYNATKDKDEKIASLFYLRGNEQIKTDKVVAGDIGAFAKLEYTTTGDTLCSKENKIEYKGVKYPKPVLFYAIKAVSRADEDKISEALQKLNEEDPSFATDRNQETSQSILSGLGNVQLEVLMDKLKDNYSVNTEIIEYKIPYRETIKGKSDVQGKHKKQSGGAGQYGDVFIRFEPSEEDFIFDEEVFGGAVPKNYFPAVEKGLEESLAEGPLAGYKVTGIKATLYDGSYHPVDSNEQAFKTAARIAFKKGIEEADPILLEPVMSLEINVPDANMGDVMGDMNKRRGRILGMEPQADGSQIIKAEAPLSEVLTYAIDLRSQTSARGSFSMDFVRYEEVPKEITAKVIQAHKEEK, from the coding sequence ATGAAAAATTATAAGACATCTAATATCAGGAATTTGGCCCTAGTTGGGCATTCGGGAGCAGGTAAGACTTCTCTTACAGAATCCCTTTTATTTAAAACTGGTGTGATAGATAAAGTAGGTAAAACAGAAAAAGGAAATACAGTTTCTGACTACGAAAAACAAGAGAAAAAGAGAAATATTTCCCTACAAACATCTATAATACCAATTGAGTACAACGATTTTAAACTAAATTTCATAGACGCTCCAGGATTTTTTGACTTTGAAGGTGAGGTTCTCCAAGCTCTAAGGGCAGCAGAGAGTGCACTTTTTGTTATAGATGGTGAGAAGGGCATAGAAGTAGGTACAGAAAAATATTGGAAATATACACAAAAGATCAACCTACCTTCTATCATATTTGTAAACAAGCTTGATAAAGAAAATGCTAATTTCAACAAGGTTGTATCTGACCTCCATATAGAATTTGGCAAAAAAATCATCCCACTAACTTTGATGCTTGGTCAAGGAGAAAACTTTGAGGGCATCATAGATGTTATGGATAAAAAAGCTTATACTTACGTAAATAACGAGAAAAAAGAAGTAGAGATACCAGAGATCAGAGTCGCAGAGATGGAAGAAGTTTATAACAAGGTTATAGAAGCCGTTGCAGAGTCTGATGATGAGCTTATGGAAAAATTCTTTGAAGGCGAAGAATTTTCTGAGGCAGAAATCAGAGAGGGCTTATCCAAAGCTATCCTTGAGGGCAAGGTTGTACCTCTAATAGCAGGATCAACAGAAAAAATGATTGGTCTAACATCCCTACTTGATTGCATTATAAAATATATGCCATCTATAGATGATGAGGCTGCAAATATAGGATTTAGGGTCAAAGAAGGCTACCAAGGATTCGAGCCAAAAGAAGATGCTCCATTTTCTGCAGTGGTTTTCAAAACTTTGGCAGATCCATTCTTGGGCAAGATCTCTATATTCAAGGTAGTATCAGGATCTATCTCAAAAGATGACAAACTTTACAATGCTACAAAAGACAAAGACGAAAAAATCGCATCATTATTCTATCTCAGAGGCAATGAACAAATAAAAACTGACAAAGTTGTTGCTGGTGATATAGGTGCCTTTGCTAAATTAGAATACACAACAACAGGTGATACACTTTGCTCTAAAGAAAACAAGATCGAATACAAGGGTGTCAAATATCCAAAACCAGTTTTATTCTATGCTATCAAGGCAGTATCAAGAGCTGATGAGGACAAGATTTCTGAGGCCCTACAAAAACTAAACGAAGAAGATCCAAGCTTTGCTACAGATAGAAACCAAGAAACCAGCCAATCAATCCTATCTGGTCTTGGCAATGTCCAACTAGAAGTTTTGATGGATAAATTAAAAGATAACTACTCAGTAAATACAGAAATCATAGAATACAAAATTCCATACAGAGAAACAATCAAGGGCAAATCTGATGTCCAAGGTAAACACAAAAAACAATCCGGTGGTGCCGGCCAATATGGTGACGTATTTATCAGATTTGAACCAAGCGAAGAAGACTTTATATTTGACGAAGAGGTATTCGGCGGAGCAGTTCCAAAGAATTATTTCCCAGCTGTAGAAAAAGGACTAGAAGAATCCTTGGCAGAAGGACCACTAGCAGGCTACAAGGTTACAGGTATCAAGGCAACCCTATATGATGGATCCTATCACCCAGTAGATTCCAACGAACAAGCATTTAAGACAGCTGCAAGAATTGCCTTCAAAAAAGGTATAGAAGAGGCAGATCCTATCCTACTAGAACCTGTTATGAGCCTAGAAATCAATGTACCAGATGCCAACATGGGTGATGTAATGGGAGATATGAACAAGAGACGTGGTAGGATTTTGGGCATGGAACCACAAGCTGATGGTAGCCAGATCATAAAGGCAGAAGCTCCGCTTTCAGAAGTTTTGACCTATGCAATTGATCTTAGAAGTCAAACTTCAGCTAGGGGATCATTCTCTATGGACTTTGTCAGATACGAAGAAGTACCAAAAGAAATCACCGCAAAGGTTATACAAGCACACAAAGAAGAAAAATAG
- a CDS encoding DUF956 family protein, whose translation MIKSQNKNIDLSIKGSFLKGMGSYGDILIGDRAFEYYNEKNVRDYIQIPYDQIRLVTASVYFKKKITRFAIHTKNNGDFVFSSKDNKKVLRALNKYLPDEKLRQSLKVKDYIKNIFKKPPR comes from the coding sequence ATGATAAAAAGTCAGAATAAAAACATAGACCTAAGTATCAAAGGATCCTTCCTCAAGGGTATGGGCTCCTATGGGGATATCCTCATAGGGGATAGGGCCTTTGAGTACTATAACGAAAAAAATGTCAGAGATTATATACAAATCCCCTATGACCAGATAAGGCTGGTGACAGCATCTGTTTATTTCAAGAAAAAAATAACAAGATTTGCTATCCATACAAAAAATAATGGTGATTTTGTATTTTCATCCAAGGATAATAAAAAGGTCCTAAGGGCCCTAAACAAATACCTGCCGGATGAAAAACTAAGACAGTCTCTAAAGGTCAAAGATTATATAAAAAACATATTCAAGAAGCCACCAAGATAA
- a CDS encoding PTS mannose/fructose/sorbose transporter subunit IIC, with translation MSAINIILIAIVAFLAGCEGILDQFQFHQPVVACTLIGLVTGHLKEGIILGGSLQMIALGWANIGAAVAPDAALASVASAIIMVLALEGGSQNATTAINTSITLAIPLSVAGLFLTMLARTLAIPLVHGMDAAAEDANFGRIETLSWIAVCMQGVRILVPALALCFIPPEAVTAALNRMPEWLTGGMAVGGGMVAAVGYAMVINMMSTKETWPFFALGFVIAAIPSLTLIGLGVIGVVLAIIYMTLKQLATSNQGGANAGSGDPLGDIINDY, from the coding sequence ATGAGTGCAATTAATATTATTTTAATAGCTATAGTTGCCTTTTTAGCAGGTTGTGAAGGTATCTTGGACCAATTCCAATTTCACCAACCAGTTGTAGCATGTACCCTTATAGGTCTTGTAACTGGCCACCTCAAAGAAGGTATTATACTTGGCGGATCTTTACAGATGATCGCCCTTGGTTGGGCAAACATTGGTGCAGCAGTAGCTCCAGATGCGGCTTTGGCATCAGTAGCTTCAGCTATCATTATGGTTTTGGCCCTAGAAGGTGGTAGTCAAAATGCAACTACAGCCATAAATACATCTATAACCTTAGCAATCCCACTATCAGTGGCAGGTCTTTTCCTTACTATGCTTGCTAGAACCTTGGCTATTCCATTGGTTCATGGTATGGATGCAGCAGCAGAAGATGCAAACTTTGGTAGGATAGAAACCCTATCTTGGATTGCAGTTTGTATGCAAGGTGTCCGTATCCTAGTACCAGCCCTAGCTCTTTGCTTTATCCCACCAGAAGCAGTCACAGCTGCCCTAAATAGGATGCCAGAATGGCTCACAGGCGGTATGGCAGTAGGCGGTGGCATGGTAGCAGCAGTTGGTTATGCCATGGTAATAAATATGATGAGTACAAAAGAAACCTGGCCATTTTTTGCCCTAGGTTTTGTAATAGCAGCTATACCAAGCCTAACTTTGATAGGTCTTGGTGTCATAGGTGTTGTACTTGCCATAATCTATATGACCCTAAAACAACTAGCTACTAGCAACCAAGGCGGGGCAAACGCTGGAAGCGGCGACCCACTTGGTGATATCATCAATGATTATTAA
- a CDS encoding PTS sugar transporter subunit IIB, with product MVGIILASHGAFAEGIKESAQMIFGNQEKFEAVVLKPSMGPEEFRANLESAIAKLDCEQILFLCDLWGGTPFNQSSAALDGHEDKWAIVAGLNLPMVIEALSERFTSESSHDIASTIIKSAKEGIKAKPEELNPVEEEKKSPVDKQVVGGAIPEGTVLGDGKIKIGLARVDTRLLHGQVATTWTKTIGPDRIIVVSDKVAADELRKQMIMEAAPSGVKVHVIPIRKMKEINDDPRFGLTKAMLLFETPQEVLEYINMGGELSEINLGSMAHSKGKVVVTNAIAMGEDDVKTLEELKNKGIKFLVKKVPADKAENFDALIKKAKSELNIN from the coding sequence ATGGTAGGAATTATCCTTGCAAGCCACGGGGCTTTTGCAGAGGGAATCAAAGAATCTGCTCAGATGATTTTTGGTAATCAAGAAAAATTTGAAGCTGTTGTTTTGAAACCATCCATGGGACCAGAAGAATTTAGGGCCAACCTAGAAAGCGCTATAGCAAAACTAGATTGTGAACAAATCCTCTTCTTGTGCGATCTTTGGGGAGGGACTCCCTTCAACCAATCATCAGCTGCCCTAGATGGCCACGAAGACAAGTGGGCAATAGTTGCAGGTCTTAACCTTCCTATGGTTATAGAGGCCCTATCAGAGAGATTTACAAGCGAATCTTCTCATGATATAGCATCTACAATCATAAAATCAGCCAAGGAAGGCATCAAGGCTAAGCCAGAAGAGCTCAACCCAGTTGAGGAAGAAAAAAAGAGTCCAGTAGACAAACAAGTAGTGGGAGGGGCTATCCCAGAGGGCACAGTCCTAGGAGATGGCAAGATCAAAATAGGTCTAGCCAGGGTCGATACAAGACTCTTGCATGGCCAGGTAGCTACAACTTGGACAAAAACCATTGGCCCAGATAGGATCATAGTTGTATCTGACAAGGTGGCAGCTGATGAGCTTAGAAAACAGATGATAATGGAGGCTGCTCCATCAGGGGTCAAAGTCCACGTTATCCCAATTAGAAAAATGAAAGAGATCAATGATGACCCAAGATTTGGACTAACCAAGGCTATGCTTTTGTTTGAAACCCCACAAGAAGTCTTAGAATATATAAACATGGGCGGAGAACTTAGCGAGATAAACCTAGGATCTATGGCCCACTCCAAGGGCAAGGTCGTTGTCACAAACGCCATAGCCATGGGAGAAGACGATGTGAAAACTTTAGAAGAACTAAAAAATAAGGGAATCAAATTCCTTGTCAAAAAAGTTCCAGCAGACAAGGCAGAAAATTTTGATGCCTTGATAAAGAAAGCAAAATCTGAATTAAATATCAATTAG
- a CDS encoding DUF4839 domain-containing protein, whose product MKCENCGKKNDNDAKYCKYCGSELKKDKLFDISKRLEDLEKIKRKLKLEEKIETFINQEKKISKDSNEKSTSKKLDDHDYANNKDKFDEKKENSKENNFLSNLTSKFPISYKLIGILLIAMLILGPIFSKLGSKQDEDYDYENPVAIDVKSYDTTIKVKSSVNLIFSTYDIKICVDGEDQTVIKNGEETEFTLKLEEGSHNLKISKASDESIFGEVNFNVNNDNKLQFIAQSHSDNIEIQSEDYEEKVIEEAKEESPSQSPENDIDKTTENIGEDIELSEISPALENTEEQKDDEEEVITVDNNEDFRNLMVPIDDLDPRIKEFSDKYYKKTIEFDGIVADIQNHSTMYGKVYKTRYDVLIYGGDGFESTFGPSFRFTNIYMGELPSITSSGYPVKIKAEVGSYNEKNGLFELYPISIETR is encoded by the coding sequence ATGAAGTGTGAAAATTGTGGCAAAAAAAACGATAATGATGCTAAATATTGTAAGTACTGTGGGTCAGAATTAAAAAAGGATAAACTCTTTGACATAAGTAAAAGACTAGAAGATTTAGAAAAAATAAAGAGAAAACTCAAATTAGAAGAAAAAATTGAGACCTTTATTAATCAAGAAAAGAAAATAAGCAAGGATTCAAATGAGAAATCAACATCAAAGAAACTTGATGACCATGATTATGCTAATAACAAAGATAAGTTTGATGAAAAGAAAGAGAACTCTAAGGAAAATAATTTTTTATCAAATCTGACATCCAAATTCCCCATCTCTTATAAACTAATTGGGATTTTATTAATAGCCATGCTTATCTTAGGTCCTATATTTTCGAAACTAGGATCCAAGCAAGATGAAGATTATGACTATGAAAATCCAGTAGCCATTGATGTAAAATCTTATGATACTACGATTAAGGTCAAAAGTTCTGTTAATTTAATTTTCTCAACATATGATATTAAAATATGTGTAGATGGCGAAGACCAAACTGTAATTAAAAATGGAGAAGAAACTGAATTTACCCTAAAACTTGAAGAAGGTTCGCACAACTTAAAAATTAGTAAGGCTAGCGATGAGAGTATATTTGGCGAAGTAAATTTTAATGTAAACAATGATAACAAACTTCAGTTCATAGCACAAAGCCACAGTGATAATATAGAAATTCAAAGTGAAGATTACGAAGAAAAAGTCATAGAAGAAGCAAAAGAAGAAAGTCCTTCCCAAAGTCCAGAAAATGATATAGATAAAACCACTGAAAATATAGGAGAAGATATTGAATTATCAGAAATCTCACCAGCATTAGAAAATACTGAAGAACAAAAAGATGATGAAGAAGAAGTCATAACCGTAGACAATAATGAGGATTTTAGAAATTTAATGGTACCTATCGACGATCTTGATCCTAGAATTAAAGAATTTTCTGACAAATATTATAAAAAAACAATAGAATTTGATGGTATTGTTGCGGATATACAAAATCATTCTACAATGTATGGAAAAGTATATAAAACACGTTATGATGTATTGATCTATGGAGGTGATGGATTCGAATCAACATTTGGACCATCATTTAGATTTACTAATATTTACATGGGAGAATTACCAAGCATTACTTCTAGTGGTTATCCTGTCAAAATTAAAGCAGAAGTTGGATCATATAATGAAAAAAATGGTCTTTTTGAGCTGTACCCAATATCAATAGAAACAAGATAA
- a CDS encoding mechanosensitive ion channel family protein: MGNFEDQVIETLDQNAMLRELTKNAIIAKLITAAIAILIGYILIRASGKVLDKFLKKGRDPKIGNGAKVETISKLLYSIIKFAILFIVINIILDTIGINTSSLIATAGIGGIAIAFGSQTIIQDFIMGIFIVVDDRIRVGDWVIAAGCEGEVEQLNLRTTLIRDFNGSLHIIPNSQIKNVQNFNRGDNLAQVVFSLPYDINLKEAKDIIQVVSNKLEKDPDFKGKVIENYKFFEITSFDPRAYIVKMMATTKEGYQWAYQRAARSLIKEEMEKRNISMPISKEGQ, from the coding sequence TTGGGAAATTTCGAAGACCAAGTCATAGAGACCCTAGACCAGAACGCCATGCTCAGAGAGCTGACCAAAAATGCTATCATAGCCAAACTTATAACAGCAGCCATAGCAATTTTGATTGGCTACATCCTAATTAGAGCCAGCGGCAAGGTTCTAGATAAGTTCTTAAAAAAAGGCAGAGATCCTAAAATAGGCAATGGAGCCAAGGTAGAAACCATCAGCAAACTACTCTACTCCATAATAAAATTTGCTATATTATTTATAGTTATAAACATAATACTAGACACAATAGGCATCAACACCAGCTCGCTCATAGCAACAGCAGGTATTGGTGGTATAGCTATAGCCTTTGGATCGCAGACAATAATACAAGACTTTATCATGGGCATATTTATAGTGGTAGATGATAGGATCAGAGTAGGAGATTGGGTAATAGCTGCAGGTTGTGAGGGAGAAGTCGAACAGCTCAACCTCAGGACAACACTAATAAGAGACTTCAACGGATCACTTCATATAATACCAAACTCACAAATCAAAAACGTTCAAAACTTCAACAGGGGCGATAATTTAGCCCAAGTAGTCTTTAGCCTACCCTACGATATAAACTTAAAGGAAGCCAAAGACATAATACAAGTTGTATCAAATAAGCTAGAAAAAGACCCGGACTTCAAAGGCAAAGTAATAGAAAACTACAAATTTTTTGAAATAACTAGCTTTGATCCTAGGGCATATATAGTAAAAATGATGGCAACAACCAAAGAAGGCTACCAATGGGCCTACCAAAGAGCAGCAAGAAGTCTTATAAAAGAAGAAATGGAAAAAAGAAATATATCCATGCCCATAAGCAAGGAGGGCCAATAG
- a CDS encoding GDSL-type esterase/lipase family protein, with product MKIICLGDSFTEGFLVGQNNYTRFLEKAGFDLINLGINGSETIDMLERYKAYLKKDESADVLIVFGGSNDLIYGRSADFVLANLKSIVSISNASYNLIIAPPYLEEDDFYPVYGQINKKITKLKEGIKNWGIAYIDADQIPGHYLDGVHLASDFHKNLAEKIIEKIGG from the coding sequence ATGAAAATAATATGCTTAGGAGACTCCTTCACAGAGGGATTCCTAGTAGGTCAAAATAACTACACCCGCTTTTTAGAAAAGGCGGGTTTTGATCTTATAAACCTAGGAATAAATGGGTCAGAAACGATAGACATGCTAGAAAGATACAAGGCCTACCTAAAAAAAGATGAAAGCGCAGATGTCCTCATAGTTTTTGGTGGGTCAAATGATCTTATTTATGGCAGGTCAGCTGACTTTGTATTAGCCAATCTAAAAAGTATAGTATCCATATCAAACGCAAGCTACAATCTGATAATTGCCCCACCCTACCTAGAAGAAGATGATTTTTATCCAGTCTATGGCCAGATAAATAAAAAGATCACAAAATTAAAAGAGGGGATCAAAAATTGGGGCATAGCTTATATAGATGCAGATCAAATCCCTGGCCACTATTTGGACGGAGTCCATTTGGCAAGTGATTTTCACAAAAATCTTGCAGAAAAAATTATAGAAAAAATAGGAGGTTAA